The Brassica napus cultivar Da-Ae chromosome C7, Da-Ae, whole genome shotgun sequence genomic interval TTTGGAAGAGAAAAACCCAGGTTTGTTTCGTTCTTCTGTTCTCTCTCTGTATctctattttgttttcttcgGAAGATGTAGTGATGAATTTTGATTTCCTGGTTCAGGGCTTCTCTGATTGCGACCATGGTGAATACCTCACCGCCTTCACATATTCTCCGCAGTAGAAAATCCAAATCCCCAGGGAAACATGCTTCAAAGCCTTCTCCTCCAGAACCAGAACACGTGACAAAGAAGAACAGCAGCAGCAGAATCTGGAACGAGGAAGATGAGCTCACGGTGTTAAAAGGGTTAGTGGATTATCAAGCTCAGAAAGGAATCGAACCCAGGAGTAACTGGGCTGACTTTTATCGTTTTCTCGGAGGAGGCTCCATCACGGGGAAATTCTCAAAGGAACAGGTTTTGAGTAAGATCCGCAAGCTGAAAGCTAAGCTCATTGCTAGCATGCAGAAAGGAAACACTAGCCAATCTGAAGCCTTTCTACTTTCCAAAAGGATATGGGGCCTCCAAAATGAATCTGATCAGTCTGCTAATCACGCCAAGAGTGATGTAAGTTAAATAtatcttataattaattaattaatgtctAAATTTGTCTAATCTCTGTTTCGCCAACATGCAATAGGAGGAAATGGCTAATCATGAACCTTCGAATAATGAGGTAACAAAAGCTGACAACGACGAGTCATCATGGGCTGTGCGTGATGCGTTCGAGACCATGGTGTCCAAAGGCTTAAGTGATTATCAA includes:
- the LOC106390612 gene encoding GLABROUS1 enhancer-binding protein, whose protein sequence is MVNTSPPSHILRSRKSKSPGKHASKPSPPEPEHVTKKNSSSRIWNEEDELTVLKGLVDYQAQKGIEPRSNWADFYRFLGGGSITGKFSKEQVLSKIRKLKAKLIASMQKGNTSQSEAFLLSKRIWGLQNESDQSANHAKSDEEMANHEPSNNEVTKADNDESSWAVRDAFETMVSKGLSDYQKKLQLEKLMNLGSGKRRELSDEWNELCAEEVQLNIKRLKFSAMLAEAAKW